GATCATGGCGCGCTTCTGGCTGTCGCCATAAAGGCCGCCATAGGTGAGGAAGCTGATGCCGGTTACCGACTGCGCGTGGGCCGGCCCCATCCCTCTCGCCAAAACAGAGCTTGCGGCAAACAGGCCGGCTCCCTGCCGGAGGATTGTTCTTCGCGAGATGTGCTGCGCGAGCAACGACTTATGCAAGGCTGTCATGGCGAGTTCCCTTTTTTGTTGCAGTCAGGGCGTGGCCGTCACGGCAGCAACGGCGTGAAATTCGACCATCCCCAACGTCCGTTGAAGGACTGCACCTCCCGGCGTTGAGTTTCGGAAAAATCCCGGCGGTGGTCGGCCGCCTTAAGGATCGCGTCCAGCAGGGCCTTGCCCATGGCGAGCGGCTTGGTGAGACCGCGCGGCGAACAGCGGTCGATACTGTCGAACGGCGTATGGTTGAAGTTGAAGTAGCTCTGGGCGACGCTGACGGCCGGAATGCCTGCCGCTCCGAAATTGGTGTAGTCGGTAAATCCAGGGCCGCGCTGCACCACAGGCTCGATGCCGGTCCCTTCGACGATCGAATCCATCAGCCGGTTCCAGGCCGGGCCGCCCAGGATATTCACACGGTCCTCGCCCACGGTCATGCCGATAGTGTCGAAATTGATGGCAGCCACAACGGACCTGCCGGCGGCCTGCGCCGCGCGGATGTAGGCCTCGCTGCCATGCATGCCGGTCTCGTGCGAACCCCAGGTGCAGAAATGAATGGTGCGCCGCGGCTTTGGACCGGCAGCAAAAACCCTTGCGAGTTCCAGCACCGTCGCACAGCCACCGGCATTGTCGCAGGCGCCGGGGCTGGTGGGGGCGCTGTCGTGATGGGCGCAGACGACGATGATCTCGTCTTCCCGTTCGCCCTTCAGCGTACC
The window above is part of the Rhizobiaceae bacterium genome. Proteins encoded here:
- a CDS encoding M28 family metallopeptidase, yielding MLDDVSAFAHMVALTDIGPRVSGSAEEQAGIDYVASRLRESGLVVETPDFPIRRWREDVVAVRAGNVQIEATAVPFAGTLPKGEHRLPIAYIEGGAEFDVAQAGDLAGKAWLMARDAYIHYPDTALVERLGVHNPAALIFTASPGHRGVPVVFYNFRDSDRMPAPPCLVISHDDMARLVAEGATELTMALEAEVLNGSSRNVVGTLKGEREDEIIVVCAHHDSAPTSPGACDNAGGCATVLELARVFAAGPKPRRTIHFCTWGSHETGMHGSEAYIRAAQAAGRSVVAAINFDTIGMTVGEDRVNILGGPAWNRLMDSIVEGTGIEPVVQRGPGFTDYTNFGAAGIPAVSVAQSYFNFNHTPFDSIDRCSPRGLTKPLAMGKALLDAILKAADHRRDFSETQRREVQSFNGRWGWSNFTPLLP